Proteins encoded together in one Solidesulfovibrio fructosivorans JJ] window:
- the mrdA gene encoding penicillin-binding protein 2 — protein sequence MRLDSEAPQQQAPRSGLVLIQLLVLGLFCLFTLRLWYLQVHKGAKFAEMARDNQLRQVLINSARGRILDRNGVPVAVSEPSFALGLVREDCEDVPGTLAKVSEWTGVDKAALAETFRRGKKRVKPFEPLILITDLSYEALARIEANEMFYPGLTIVIRQKRSYPTGPLMAHVLGYVAEANEQELEKNPELSLGDSVGKQGLEYALEDVLRGSKGKKQVEVDAFGRQHNEQILEPPQAGKDVTLSIDVKLQEACAKLLEGQAGALVVMEPDTGKIRAMVSEPSFDNNLFVLGVPTDKWKELRDDPRHPIQNRVTQGIYPPGSVFKLLMAAAGLSGGYIKPGDVVSCPPAYRVGNREFHDWKKSGFGSLAMRDALVHSCDVYFYKLGDRIGIDRIHEYALASGFGKRTGIDLPHEKAGLIPSKEWKRRRFGAAWNRGETVIASIGQGYVLTSPLQITRYVAALVNGGKLMKPELVETEAPRVDADLPLKDADRQFIVDSMVATVERGTGKSLYRPDVVIGAKSGTAQVVKLVNPDVRVKGKFMPYEQRDHAWLASWGKKDDKTYVVVCIVEHAGGHGGEICGPIERKVFEELFGPAPSKKARPAAAPEAPAPEPDPTAAPGEIPD from the coding sequence ATGCGGCTTGACAGCGAAGCGCCCCAGCAACAGGCGCCCCGTTCCGGGCTCGTCCTCATCCAGCTCCTGGTGCTGGGCCTTTTTTGCCTGTTCACCCTGCGCCTGTGGTATTTGCAAGTCCACAAGGGGGCCAAGTTCGCGGAGATGGCCCGGGACAACCAGCTGCGGCAAGTGCTCATCAATTCTGCCCGTGGCCGCATCCTGGATAGAAACGGCGTGCCCGTGGCCGTGTCCGAGCCCTCCTTCGCCCTGGGGCTCGTGCGCGAGGACTGCGAGGACGTGCCCGGGACCCTGGCCAAGGTTTCGGAGTGGACGGGCGTGGACAAGGCGGCGCTGGCCGAGACGTTTCGGCGCGGCAAAAAGCGCGTCAAGCCCTTCGAGCCGCTGATCCTCATCACCGACCTGTCCTACGAGGCCCTGGCCCGCATCGAGGCCAACGAGATGTTCTATCCCGGCCTCACCATCGTCATCCGCCAGAAGCGCTCCTATCCCACCGGCCCGCTCATGGCCCACGTGCTCGGCTACGTGGCCGAGGCCAACGAGCAGGAGCTGGAGAAAAATCCCGAGCTGTCCCTGGGCGATTCCGTGGGCAAGCAGGGCCTGGAATACGCCCTGGAGGACGTGCTGCGCGGCTCCAAGGGCAAAAAGCAGGTCGAGGTGGACGCCTTCGGCCGCCAGCACAACGAGCAGATCCTGGAGCCGCCCCAGGCCGGCAAGGACGTGACGCTCTCCATCGACGTCAAGCTCCAGGAGGCCTGCGCCAAGCTCCTGGAGGGCCAGGCCGGGGCGCTTGTCGTCATGGAGCCCGATACGGGCAAGATCAGGGCCATGGTCAGCGAGCCGAGCTTCGACAACAACCTCTTCGTGCTCGGCGTGCCCACGGACAAGTGGAAGGAACTGCGCGACGACCCCCGCCACCCCATCCAGAACCGGGTGACCCAGGGCATCTATCCGCCGGGCTCGGTCTTCAAGCTGCTCATGGCCGCGGCCGGCCTGTCCGGGGGCTACATCAAGCCCGGCGACGTGGTGAGCTGTCCTCCGGCCTACCGGGTCGGCAACCGGGAATTCCACGACTGGAAGAAATCGGGCTTCGGGTCGCTGGCCATGCGGGACGCCCTGGTCCATTCCTGCGACGTCTATTTCTACAAGCTCGGCGACCGCATCGGCATCGACCGCATCCACGAGTACGCCCTGGCCAGCGGTTTCGGCAAACGCACCGGCATCGACCTGCCCCACGAGAAGGCGGGCCTCATCCCGTCCAAGGAATGGAAGCGCAGGCGCTTCGGCGCCGCCTGGAACCGGGGCGAGACGGTCATCGCTTCCATCGGCCAGGGCTACGTGCTGACCTCGCCCCTCCAGATCACCCGCTACGTGGCCGCCCTGGTCAACGGCGGCAAGCTCATGAAGCCCGAGCTGGTGGAAACCGAAGCCCCGAGGGTGGACGCCGACTTGCCGCTCAAGGACGCCGACCGCCAGTTCATCGTGGACTCCATGGTCGCCACCGTGGAACGGGGCACGGGCAAGTCGCTTTACCGCCCCGATGTCGTCATCGGAGCCAAGTCCGGGACGGCGCAGGTGGTCAAGCTCGTAAACCCCGACGTGCGCGTCAAGGGCAAGTTCATGCCCTACGAGCAGCGCGACCACGCTTGGCTGGCGAGCTGGGGCAAGAAGGACGACAAGACCTACGTCGTGGTCTGCATCGTGGAGCATGCCGGCGGGCATGGCGGCGAAATCTGCGGCCCCATCGAGCGCAAGGTCTTCGAGGAGCTTTTCGGCCCCGCCCCGTCCAAAAAGGCCC